A region from the Candidatus Cloacimonadota bacterium genome encodes:
- a CDS encoding type II toxin-antitoxin system RelE/ParE family toxin, with amino-acid sequence KKSNPKLQLEIDKQINIIIKNPEISILKKGDLKNYRIHNFKFNQQLYLISYLIYDDILSLYLIGTHENFYKILKKFIYH; translated from the coding sequence AAAAAAATCTAATCCAAAATTACAATTAGAAATTGATAAGCAAATTAATATAATTATAAAAAATCCTGAAATTAGTATATTAAAGAAAGGGGATTTAAAAAATTATCGTATTCACAACTTTAAGTTTAATCAGCAATTGTATCTTATCTCTTATCTAATTTATGATGATATTTTATCTTTGTATTTGATTGGAACTCATGAAAATTTCTATAAAATTTTAAAGAAATTCATTTATCATTAA